The Topomyia yanbarensis strain Yona2022 chromosome 3, ASM3024719v1, whole genome shotgun sequence nucleotide sequence ATCATTTCCAAGCCAAATCCATTCGTTGCACATGCTGGCAAATTTCGGGGGTTGCTATGAATAAGCTGGATATTGCATGTGTTCATCCTTGGTGATCGTTGTAAACAGGGAGCAAGCATTACATTAGATTACGATGCAACATtcgttgaataatattttcgcTACTTTTTCCTTGTCCTTCTCAGAAGGGAAACTCTCACTGGGTGTGACCGATTTGATCATAACATCGGTATTTGGGCACGAAATACCAATATTGTGGGTTTATCGGTGGGGTGTGCAATAAATGTAATCAGCAATAAACTAATGTATGCAGTTTTTTCTTTGATAAACGATTGCGGCAAACACGGGATGTACCGTTACAATTCATATCACGTTTCCAAATTTCTATACAACTTTTGCCATATTAGTAacgttaaattaaaatttcccAAATATGTAGACTTATATCCtctctttttatcatttttcttccAGTATCGGTTGCCACCTGCCACACTCTGTCAAATCTGGACGTTGAGGCGCCACCACCGTACGATATCGAAACACTTCCCTCCTACACGATAGCTTCCGGGTTACCCACCTACGAGGATGCCGTTCGTCATCTCGCTTCGCGACAGCAGCCACGCTGTGGATACGAGCCTGCTCGGAGGCCCACCACCATTCATCCTGCTGGTTTGATGAAATTCTTCGAGTCCCGTCCGCAGAACTGGCTCAATGTCACCGTGTTCGAGGAAATACAGTACAATTTTGTTGGTCGGGGAAACTCGGCTGAGCAGATGGAATCGACACCAAAAGGAATGACCGTCAACGTCGATAACAATAGGCACTGCGCTGTCAAGCCAGCAAACGATAATGGTCTGTTCAGGATTCAAGTGTGTGTGCTGGAAAATGAGAAAGATGCCGTGTCGAATCGATAATGTGACTCCGTACGTCCGGCGGAACAGTGACTGTGTTATTATGTatttaaattctattttattcaGAGATTGAAGACTGTGTGTATATTTCCtgtaaaaaatatagtgtatattttatgaaacaaaGATCTATATTCTTGGGAGAATTTTTGTTTATCATAAGTGTGAATACTAAAGGTTCGAATGGAAGAAAAAATTATGTGAGtgtgtttgaaaatattttaaataaagtCTAGAAATGTACTGATCATTTTTAAAAAACCTCCGTTTTATATATTTCACATCACACTCCGCGGTTGTTATAACAAATCAATAATTGTTGACCCCGGTCGTCCCCTCGATGTAAACCGGTAGGTGTGAAGGGAGCAATGCTGATGAGGTTCACACGGTAATAAATAACGGGATTCGGAGTGAATACGTGCTCGTGGCGtaataataaatattaaattCAAATCCCTTTAACACTCAATGTTTCCGTCCGAAATGAAAATACCATTCCGATCCTCTCTGGTCATGATTATATTTCGCAACAACACAGTGCACCCCAAGCAATCGAATTTATGAATTGCATTTCATTTCCAACTTTTAAAATTTCTGGCGCTAGTCGAGTAAAACTGGTTCATTTGGGACAATTCATTTCGATCGCGAGACCACTCTTCTCAATTCTAAAAACCTTTTTCTCCACGATATTTCCTAACATTCTGACGACATGTGCTTCCCATCGCTGCCGACACTTTTTGTCAGTGGCCCCCCACACcaccgaaatattttgaagaaatttgaaaaaattaaatatgttcaacaaaaatatacCTAATATTTTCtcagtttcatttgcaaaagttatcttgtgaaaatatttccttgtagtgaaaattggctgcacacctcaacacctacctgtcggctcgttgtggctagctcaaccgccgagaaTTACAATGAATAGATCGCGGTGAAgggaggagctaaatggcttctggtatcgtgacaaaagtgggagcttattggttcacgaaacggatatcggtaccgagagaaatttcgccacattctgtagtccttgactgacggcgaacatggactggagagtgtgcgagaagtatcccCTTAGCGACCAcaaggcgattcgctaccgcatcggccaatgtaaccctgctgcagtacggagaaggacgaccggcaagctaaagtggaatacgaaagtctttaacaaaaacctctttgttgagtcactttggcgaacagcggaatcaagtacgttgatgcggctgatctaacaggAACGATTGTGACGGCTTTTGACGTCACAATGTAGACGGcatgcagcttactggttaaatgagtagctcagtacgctacacgctgcttgtcttagagacAGAAGGCGGactcagagcgcaagatcggagagtgagagaggagcgcaagcgacgtttcgagaagttctttaaaacgggagatcaagcttagcaagccaattaccataagtagctgtgctgagaaatagacGCCAATCCACGTACGTAATCCACACCACCAGTCGCGTGTCAtcgggcaccagtgaaccggacgacCGAACGCGCTATTTCACCgcaatcgccgaactgacctcgacatctagCCGATTGGGTCGGTTTCGGGacaacttctctcgccggggaactctctgttggagtaggtcaggtccatcgtcggggtctagaccgagtagttcgcgaacaagccgagaagctgaatggctcatcaaggaagtagtgctaaatggcccaagaagataactaaagggcttaaggttggacagagaaagggtaaaattcgcaaacgaaaaaagcagtttttttccacaccgtatgtcagatcttcataaaaatcaatcagcagtactgtaacaacattctacatacgctgattgatttttatgaagatctgacatacggtatggaaaaaaactgcttttttcgtttgcgaattttgcgcattctctgtccaaccttaaaggagttgcagcgctaaatggcaccggtcacggagccaaagggctcaagaagttgtggtactgaaaccaaataagaatcggtatcgggagaacttctttcgccgggcAACTCTCCGccagcgtacagtcagattcaccgccgggaactagactgcgtagaccgcgacgagacaccaccagtcgcgccggggctccagcaaaccggacgccctactctaatggaatcgccgaactgacctcggcacctggaAGGTTGACttgctttcgaacttctctcggcggggaactcttcgtcggagtagactagatccatcgtcggggactaaaccgagtagttcgctaaccagtcggaagctcaacgaggaagtggtactaaatggcacaagggaactgaaggactcagtaaattagacagcctaaactttgccgcccagattgtcctcgtaggggaagatcactaattctagacccacagctagctttcctactactagcatagcatagcatagcatagcatgaacacctgcacaaatcgtagGATGGAGTTGCAGAATTGAGCATATCCATTGTCATATCAGACTTCGCCACAATCTACAATGACGTTGACCCGCTCAATTCCACacacctggccacgtccttacaagcgtttttatttCATAATAGTCCTATCACTTACTTAAGGAAAAcgctcggaaccgaaacagttttcaGCTAACTTTCCTACTACTATACCGAAATTGccacgttgtgtggatggtcgaaaactaGTAGTGTGTGGAGGatgggtgctgtaaccctactgaaagaaCTAGTTGGATAGGAGTGTGTGCTATGCTCGCGAATCTCTACCCGAAGAAATGCCGTAAGGtaatgccggggaggaatcaggttccgtgcAAGATTATTATATTAGCGGGtcgagttgttggtttttgtacattttttttcctgctcagaatgtttttgaaattttttcatatatccctccccccgaaaatttttctAACTACGCCACTGCTTTTCGTGGTGTGTTTGATGTTGTTGCAAAAAGTTCTTACAATTTGTAGTTTATACGTCGTCTCCATGATTCAATTCggcacctttcgttcgaaaaaagTAAATCAGGGAATTTTTCGAATCagtctaaaattcaccaaggggctaataaaaacgggtcttcactgtaattCAAATCGTCGGCGAGTAAGCCTTAAGctttttaccacattggataagaaactttagtatgtctctgagtttcagtcgtccaaacgaGGTGTCGTCTgtgtaaggacggccgaaaactcggAATCGAAATTGCGCTCGAGGATAGCAACCAATACAGATTTAGTACACCGATTTCTGGAAACATCTTATCTCCTAATTTCATCAATCGAGGACTTAAGCAGAAGAACAGTATTCCGTTGTTGGAGGATGAGAAAAATCTATTGGGAGTGCCGGATGACAACATAGTCAGTGTAGTAGTAAGTGGAGATGAgaacattttattataatttcaatCCAAGCTAAAAGATTTTAGGTCTGGAATATTTGCAATGTTTGATTCCTTTTTCTAATTGGTAAGCCATATTAAAGCTTTCCCTCTCCCTCTCCATTATGTAACAACATGCTTCATACTGCCTCCCTTTACTCTTGAATTAGCTTCAGCAGCACGTGACCCGGATTTAGCCGCTGGATCGGCGCGCTACTGGGCAAACTGAAGGGATTTCGCGGATCTTGTACTATATAAAAACGCTCAACTTCCTTAACGTCTGTATTTTATTGTAAGATGTTCGTGTGGTGTTGTGGGTTTCACTGGTGGGTTCACTGGTCTGGTACGTACCATATTTGTAGACAATGGGTAATCGCCGCTATCGAATGTTCGATGATGGTTATCGACGTTTTTCGgcgaaataaaaacacaaacgTATTGCCAGATCGTCCGTATTGTAGAGTTTGTTGGCAGCTAGAAGGACCGGGGAGCGCTCACTGATCCTCCTCGACTCCAAAATAGCTGTTGCTTCGACGACCTCGCGCAAGAcggcgatggatggttcttggGCGTGTGGTTCGATGTTGTAGCGATGGATATGATGGCGGACCCAGAAGGCATTCTCGGCGAGGTAGCTCACAGGCGCTTCCTTCGTTGGCGATATCGGTTGGCGACAGACGAGAGCGACTTTTACCAGACCGAGAATTACTGGATGTATTTGTGAGCTCGAGTAGGCATCAAGATGGCCTCTCGATCTGATTACCTAAATGTCGTTAACGCTTGGTCGCTTGGTAACTCACTAGCTCACTTAACTGAAACACATCTTACGCACTCACTAGCCTGTATGAAAATGACCGTCGACTTCTATTTAATGACGATTCTTGCCCTGTTCCAGAAGGTTCGACCTTCGTACGGCTGCTGTTGATCCCCTTTCCAGGCCTTGGTAGTAGTGCTGTTGAGTATTATTTGtaacagacttcccatgaacctcgacaagtttgcacctgtgtacaaaatttcgtgcacgcgttcaacctcaaacatgctttgccaTTGTGTACAGGTTTGCCTCgtacaccgaacccaagcgagcgatgtgcaaacttaggtttaaacactgtgtacgtacaccgggtacGTACATAAGAAAGATATACACAACACAAAACCAGTCATCGCTAGTGATGATgcgtgagagaaagagaaaactagtgtcagaaacctgtgtgtacgaacaccgcctACGTACATTGGGTTCGGTTATGCAGGCAAACACGTGTACGTGATTTTGTACTCATTGGCGTGTGCGAGTTTTCACACGAAATGCGGGTataagatgagcacagaactagagcgaac carries:
- the LOC131689722 gene encoding protein commissureless 2 homolog; amino-acid sequence: MLDNLESRITFEVPTDLDFDKLIRDNNYTLYWQNLHSEPYRQKANPSGDSMFGDRNSSDFNLMSSLKHFAGERSGAASGSIGWGISGGSGDGADAGVPLVDPSYLWIAAVMVLLILSGLFCVCSCYLYYKYRKWQKCVSVATCHTLSNLDVEAPPPYDIETLPSYTIASGLPTYEDAVRHLASRQQPRCGYEPARRPTTIHPAGLMKFFESRPQNWLNVTVFEEIQYNFVGRGNSAEQMESTPKGMTVNVDNNRHCAVKPANDNGLFRIQVCVLENEKDAVSNR